A single region of the Mus caroli chromosome 16, CAROLI_EIJ_v1.1, whole genome shotgun sequence genome encodes:
- the Mb21d2 gene encoding protein MB21D2 isoform X2 — MVQKLDQKLPVANEYLLLSGGVREGVVDLDLDELNVYARGTDYDMDFTLLVPALKLHDRNQPVTLDMRHSALCHSWLSLRLFDEGTISKWKGCCTIADHIXGATNYFFSPTKVADWFYDSISIXLSEIQKKPQRGMPKVEKVEKNGTIISIILGVGSSRXLYDXVPVVSFKGWPAVAQSWLMENHFWDGKITEEEVISGFYLVPACSYKGKKDNEWRLSFARSEVQLKKCISGSLMQAYQACKAIIIKLLSRPKAISPYHLRSMMLWACDRLPASYLAQEDYAAHFLLGLIDDLQHCLVNKMCPNYFIPQCNMLEHLSEETVMLHARKLSSVRSDPAEHLRTAIEHVKAANRLTLKLQRRGSTTSIPSPQSDGGDPNQPDDRLAKKLQQLVTENPGKSISVFINPDDVTRPHFRIDDKFF; from the coding sequence ATGGTGCAAAAGCTAGATCAAAAACTTCCCGTGGCCAACGAGTATCTGCTGCTCTCCGGAGGAGTCCGGGAAGGTGTGGTGGACCTGGACCTAGATGAATTAAATGTCTATGCCCGGGGCACTGACTATGATATGGACTTTACCCTTCTGGTGCCCGCCCTTAAGCTGCATGACCGTAACCAGCCTGTGACGCTCGATATGCGCCACTCAGCCCTGTGCCACTCCTGGCTCAGCCTCAGGCTCTTTGATGAGGGGACAATCAGTAAATGGAAAGGTTGCTGCACAATCGCCGATCACATCANCGGTGCNACCAACTACTTCTTCTCCCCCACCAAAGTGGCTGACTGGTTCTATGACTCCATCAGCATCNTCCTCTCGGAGATACAGAAGAAACCCCAGAGAGGGATGCCGAAGGTGGAAAAGGTAGAGAAGAACGGTACCATTATCTCCATCATTCTGGGCGTGGGGAGCAGCCGCATNTTGTACGACANCGTCCCCGTNGTGTCCTTCAAAGGCTGGCCCGCGGTGGCTCAGAGCTGGCTCATGGAGAACCACTTTTGGGATGGGAAGATCACCGAAGAAGAGGTCATCAGTGGCTTCTACCTGGTGCCAGCTTGCTCCTACAAAGGCAAGAAGGACAATGAGTGGCGACTGTCTTTTGCCAGGAGCGAGGTACAACTGAAGAAGTGCATTTCAGGCAGTCTAATGCAGGCCTACCAAGCCTGTAAAGCCATCATCATCAAACTCCTGTCGAGGCCCAAGGCCATCAGCCCTTATCACCTGCGGAGCATGATGCTCTGGGCCTGTGATCGACTCCCTGCCAGCTACTTGGCTCAAGAAGACTATGCAGCCCACTTTTTGCTGGGCCTCATTGACGACCTGCAGCACTGCCTGGTCAACAAGATGTGCCCTAATTATTTCATCCCTCAGTGCAACATGCTGGAGCATCTGTCAGAGGAGACAGTCATGCTCCACGCCCGGAAGCTCTCCTCGGTTCGCTCCGATCCCGCAGAGCACCTGCGCACCGCCATTGAGCACGTGAAGGCGGCCAATCGGCTGACGCTGAAGCTCCAGCGTCGGGGCAGCACCACCAGCATCCCCTCCCCACAGTCGGATGGCGGGGACCCCAATCAGCCTGATGATCGTCTGGCAAAAAAACTGCAGCAGCTAGTGACTGAGAATCCAGGGAAGTCCATCTCGGTCTTTATTAACCCCGATGACGTCACGAGGCCCCATTTCAGAATCGATGATAAAtttttctga